GAAGCAGAGGTAGTGTTCCCCGCCCGGTTCGGCCCGGGGCGTGAAGGCGTTCGTGTCCACCGGCGGATGGACAACGGCGGCCTCGCGGCGCCAGTATTTGCGGATGCGCCGGGCCACATGGCGGGAATTGGCCACGAAGTGGTCCACCCGCTGGGCGCTGAGGAAGTCCCACTGCCGCAGGGAAGGCAGCAGCAGGCGCATGGCCAGGCGGGAGAGCCGCCCCGTGCTCCGCATGTAGGCGGGCCAGTTGTCCCACAGATAGCGCATGGGCGTGTGGCAGTAGCAGACGTGCAGGCAGTCGGGCCGGGTGATGACCCCCTTGGCGGGCCCGGACTCGCTGGAGATGACCAGATCGTAATCCGTCAGGTCCAGCTGCTCCAGGGCATGGGGCATGAGGGGCAGGTATTTTTTGTACAGCCTGCGGCTGGCGGGCAGGCTGTCGATGAAGGTGGTGCTGATCCTGTGCTGCCGGAACCGGGGCAGGAGTTTTTCCCTGTCCACCACATGGGTGAAGATGTCCGCCTGCGGATAGAGGCGGCACAGGGCCTCCAGCACTTTTTCACCGCCGGCCATGTTGACCAGCCAGTAATGCACCAGAGCGACCTTCATGCTAGGCCTTGGGGCGGTCGCCGATGGCGGCGGTGATCTGGGCCTCGGCGGCCAGCTTGCCGTCCACGTACGCGCGGGCGTCCATCTTGCAGAGCTTGAGCTTCATGCGGATATTGTCGCAGTGCAGTTCCAGACGGTCGCCGGGCAGCACCTGACGGCGGAACTTGACGCCGTCCAGGCCGGTGAAGAAGAAGAGCTTGTCCGACAGGTCGCCTTCCATGCCGGAGACCGCCAGCAGGGCGCCGGCCTGGGCCAGGGCCTCAAGGATGAGCACGCCGGGCATGATGGGCGCGCCGGGAAAATGGCCCTGGAAGAAGGGTTCGTTGATGGTCACGTTCTTGTAGGCCCTGATATGGGAGCCAGGCACGCATTCCAGCACGCGGTCCACCAGCAGGAAGGGATAGCGGTGGGGCAGGATGGAAAGGATGCGCTGGATGTCCATGGTGATAGGCGTTGCGTCCGACATGGAAAAACTCCTTTGATGGGTATGATGGCGCAGTTTAGCCCGATGCCCGGCGCAAGACAAGGCGGGCAAAAAAAAGCCCCCTGCGGACAGGGGGCTCGAGATCCGGCGGTACGGGGGGGCTACTTGCTGCCCTTGGCCTTTTCGTCCTTGTGCATCTTGTTGACTTCGGCCAGCACGTCCTGGGTCAGGTCCATGCTCTGGTCGGCGTAGAGGACGCCACCGGCGGTGATGTCCACCACGAAGTTGAAGCCCTTGCGCTGGGCCACGTTGTAGGTGGCATTGAAGACCAGGGTGACCATATCCTGGCGCAGCTTGACTTCGTCCTGTTCCACCTTGCGCAGGAAGTTGCGGGTCTTCTGGTCCAGTTCCTGCTTCTTGCGGATGAAGGCCAGCTTCTTTTCATCAGAGGCCTTGGGGCCCTTCAGTTCTTCGGCGGCCTTCTTCAGGGCCTCGCCCTGCTTTTCCAGGGCGGCACGTTCCTTGCCGTACTTGCTTTCCATCTGCTTTTTGGCGGCCTGGGCAGGTTCGCTCTGGGTGGCGACGGCCTGCATGTCCACGACGCCGATCTTGGCGGCAGCAGGTTCAGCGGCATTGGCGGCAACGGCCCCCGCCATCATCAGGCAGACCGCAAGGGTCAGATACATCAGTTTGCGCATGGAAAAAACTCCCTTTGATCGAATGCTCCGCGGATCGAGGATGCCGCCAGGCAGTGATTGTGTAGATTTTCTGGTAGCAAGAGGAGCGCCTCTTGTTTACCGCTCATCACATAGCACCAGAGGCAGGGGGCGTCAAGGAATTCTGGGCCGTGCGGTTCTGCCGCACGCGATCGCGGTAGCTCAGGATGCCTTCGGCCAGCCCCTCGGCCAGGATCATGCGGTAGCGGGCATCGAGCAGGTTGCGGGCCTCATGCGGGTTGGAGCAGTAGCCCACTTCCACCAGGACGCAGGGCATGCGCGCGCCCAGCAGGACGATGAAGGGGGCCGCCCGGGTACCGTTGTCGCGCACGGCATAGCCGCGGCGCTTCAGACGGGCCAGGGACTGTTTCTGGATATCGCCGGCCAGGCGGCGGCTCTCGTACTGGCGGGCCGTGAGCATGCTGTCGGAAAGGACCTTCTGCACCTCGCCCAGGTTCCTGTCGGTGCGGGCGTTTTCCTGGCTGGCCACACGCACGGCCCGGGGGTCGCGGGAGATGTCCAGGTAATAGGTCTCGAAGCCGTTGATGCCGCGGTCCTCGTGCGCATTGACATGGATGGAGACGAACAGGTCGGCTCCGGCCCGGTTGGCTTTGCCGGTACGGTCACGCAGGCTCACGGCCACGTCCTTGCGACGGCTGTAGATGACCTCCAGACCGTTGTCCTCCAGCAGGCGGCCCAGACGCAGGGCGATGTCCAGGGTGATGTTGCGCTCGACCACATCGTTGTGGATGGTGCCCGGATCACGGCCGCCGTGCCCGGCATCGAGGAACACGCGCTGCACGGAAAGGCCCGGCTGTCCGGCCACCAGGTTGCCGGCCGGGACGGCCGTGCCCCTGCCGTCGGAGGCATCCGTCGGCAGGACGCCCGCAGCGGCGTCGGGGGCCAGCTGGCGGCGCAGGGCCACGGCCTGGGGGCGCATGTCGCCACGGGGATATTCCTTTTCCAGACGGGCCAGCAGGCGCACGGCCCCGGCGCGGTCCTTGAGCTCCCCGGCACTGATCTGCGCCGCCAGCAGCAGGGCATCGTCAGCCAGGGCGCTGCCGGGGAACTCTTCCGGCACCCGCAGCAGCAGGGTACGGGCCGTGCGGTAGTCGGCGGCAAGGTGGGAGCAGTCGGCCAGCGCGCGGGCACTGACACCGGCACGGAACAGGGCCGCCGCACTGATCGTGGCGCCGGGACGGCTCTGGTAGACCTGCAGGAAATCGCCCCGCAGGTTTTCCCAGGGTTCGCGCCAGCAGGAACGGCGCTTGTCGGCACGCAGGAGCTCCATGGTCTTCTTGGCTTCCTCGTAGCGCTGCAGGGCCTGGCGGGCATCCTCCGCCGGAGGGGCGTCGGATATCTGACGGGCGGGCGGCCCGGAAGGCTGGACCGCATCCTTGCCCGGGGCAAGTTCCTGCCGCAGGCGGCGGGCCTCGGCGGCCATGTCACCGTTCGGATAGTCCCGGCAAAGCGTGTCCAGCAGCGTCAGCGCACCCCGGCTGTCCTTGAGCCTGCCGGCACGGATGCGGGCGGCGCGCAGCAGGGCGTCGTCGGCCAGGCAGCTGCTGTCGTGCCGGCGCGCCACGTCCTCGAATGTCCCGGCGGCCTTGCGGGCGTCGGCCAGGGCGAAGGAGCGGCGGGAAAGCTCTTCGTAGCATTCCGCGGCCTTGAACAAAGCCGCGGGACGGTTGGGCCAGGTGGAGGCGTCCTGGTGGATGTCCCGGAAGACGGCGGCCATCTCTTCCCAGGGGGCGCGCTGCATGCCGCGCGTGCCGTCCCGGCGCAGTCGCTCCATGTCTTCCTTGGCGGCTTCATAGCGCTGCGCGGGGGACAGCACGGCGCCATGACTGATGGTGTGGCAGAAGGCCGCCAGCAGGGAAAAGGCCAGGATGAACCCCAGGGGGGGCAGGATACGGGCCATCATGCCGGGGGACTGGGGACGGGGAGCGGGGGTGACTTTTTTCCTGGCCATGACACGGAACTCGCTGGATGGTGGCTGCTCCCGGGAGGGGAACCTTGCCGCAGCCTATCCTTTGCAGGTTGTGTGCCATGCGATGGATGACATGAAAGAGACAGTTTTTCCAAAGTGTTAGCTGTGCCATTTCCCGATGGACGGACGAAGGCGTCTGTTTTCCGACATAAAAAAAGCTCCCCGAAGGGAGCTTTTTTGACGCGAAGGAGACCAGCCCGGCCTAGAAGAACTGGCCCATGCTGAATTCCAGACGGCCCTGCTCGCGCTCGCCGTCATAGTCCTTGGAGAGGGGGTAGCCGTAGGCCAGGCGCAGGTCGCCCATGGGCGAACGCCAGCGCAGCTCCAGACCGGCGGAATAGACGATCTTGTCGTTGAGGTCGTCGGCCATGGTCTTGTGGTCGATGTTGAAACCGGCATCGAAGAAGGGCACCAGGGCAAGGCCCATGTCCTTCTGGAAGGTCCAGATGTATTCCACGTTCAGCACGCCCATGCGGTCACCGCCGATCTGGTCGCCGCCGTACTTGTCGTCGCGGGGCGAAAGGTCGGAGTAGGAGTAGCCGCGCACGGTGTCCATGCCGCCCAGCCAGAAGCGTTCGAACACGGGCACGCGGCTGCTGGTGTTCTGGAACACGCCGCCCACGCGGGCGCGCAGGTGGAAGGTGTTCTCGGGATTGATGGACCAGAAGCCCTGCCAGTCGGCCACGGCCTTGATGAAGTTGTCGGTACCGCCCAGGCCGCCGCCGCCGTATTCGGCCCACAGGCGGGCGATGGTGCCCTTGGTGGGACGGGCGCGGTCGTCGGTGGTATCGCGCAGGATGCGGGCGGAAATGGCGCTGGTCCAGTTGGTGCCCTTGTAGTCGGAGATGTAGGGCGAGGCGTCGGCATCCACGTCATACAGGTCGTAGCGTTCCAGGCGGTAGCCCAGGCCCACGGACGTATATTCCCCGATGGGATAGCCGAAGCGGATGGTGTCGCCGATGGTCTCCTTGGTGAAGTCGTCCCAGTAGTCGTAAATGTAGTAGATGTCGTTGCCGAAGGACAGATCGGTGTCGTAGACGCGCGGGTTGGTGAAGGAGAGCACGCCCGACGTGCGGCGCCAGGAGAAGAAGCCCTGCAGCTGCACCTGATAGCCGCGGCCGAAAAGGTTGCGCTCCATGATGGAGGCCGTCACGCCCACGTCATAGTAGGTGGAGTAGCCGATACCGCCCATGAGGGCGCCGGTGTTGTCTTCCTTGACCTTGATCTTGAGGTCCACTTCGTCGGGCCGGTCGGTGGGGATCAGCTCGCTGTCGATGGCGGAGAAGTAGCGCAGGCGGTTCAGGCGCTCGGCGGAGCGGCGCATCTTCTCGCCGTCGTACTGGTCGCCGTCGCCCAGGCGCATCTCGCGCAGGATGACGTTGTCACGGGTCTTGGTGTTGCCGTCGACCATCAGGCGCCGGATGAAGACCTTTTCCTTCTTGTTGACCATGTAGCCCACGTCCACCATGGGCTCGTCGCCATCCACCTTCATGACGCGGGTATCCACTTCGGCAAAGGCATAGCCGCGGTCGGTGTAGAAGTTGGTCAGGCGCTTGCTGTCTTCCTGCATGACGGTGATGGAGAAGTAGTCGTTGTCCTTCTTCCATTCGTCCATCTCGACCACATCCAGCATGGCCTGCTCTTCGTCGATGATGTCACCGCCGAACTTGATGTCGTGGATCTTGTAGCGGGGGCCTTCGTGGACCTTGAAGGTCACATAGATGCCGTCTTCCTTGTACTGCACGTCGGGAGCGGCCACCTGGATGTCCACGAAGCCCTGGTTCAGGCCGTAGGCGGCGATGGCGTTGGTGTCGCGCTCCAGGTGCTCTTCCTTGAGCACGCCGGTGCCCGTGAACCAGGAGAAGATGTTGCGGGGCTTGAGGGCCAGGTATTTGTCCATGTCGCTCTTGTCCAGCTGCTCCAGGCCCTCGATCTTCACTTCCTTGATGTAGAGCTTGTTGCCTTCTTCCACCTGGATGACCAGCACGGCGCCGCGGCCGCCGGAGCGGCTGTCCAGGCGGTAGCTGGAGCGGGCCAGGTAATAGCCTTCCTTGCGGTAGAGCTCGTTGATCTTCTGCAGGTCGTCGGCGATGAGCTGTTCGTTGAGCACGTTGCCGGACTTGGTGCCCATGGCGGCGATCACGTCCTCGGCGTCAATCTCGTGGTTGCCTTCCACGATGATGTTCTCGATGCGGGGTTTTTCCGCCACGGTGAAGACCAGCACGTTGCCTTCCATGTGGGCCTGGACGTCGCTGAAGTAGCCCAGTTCCCAGATGCGCTTGACTTCTTCGTTGATGTCATTGGCGGAGGGGGTGTCGCCCTTGCGGATGGAAAGGCGCATGAGGACCACTTCGGGGTCCATGACCTGCAGGCCGCGCACCTGCACGTCGGCCAGGGCGCCCTTGGCGGTGCCCATGGGCACGAAGTCGGCACGGCCGATGGGGTCGGTGGGCTCGGTGCGGGGAGCGCTGCTGGCCGCAGGGGCGGCGGCACCGGCACCGGCCAGCATGCCGGACGCCTGGCCGGCCATGGCGGCGGCGCATTCGTTGAGGCTCAGCAGGGAGGGGCGGTCGAAGTTGGCGGGCCTGGCCTGGCCTTCGTTCACCGGTACCAGCAGGGACTGCAGGGAAAAGCCTTCGCCGTTCTGCGTGAAGCTGCCGAACAGCACCAGGTCGGCTCCCGCTTTCCTGCCCAGTTCGCGGGCGGCGGCCATGTCGATGCTGCCGCCGCGGGAAGACAGCAGGCTGCGGGCCTTGTCCATGGGGATGACGGCAAGGCCGCGCTGCTGCATCTCCGTACCGATGATCTGCGGCACATCCCGGGCCGCATCGGGCATCTCGGGGCCGGCAGTGACCTGGAAGGGCAACACCAGCACCGTGTTTCCCGCGGCCTGCAGGGGGGCAGCCCACAAGGCCAGCAGGGCGAAACAGAACAGGCCCAGCCAATTACGCAAATGTTTTTTCATACAGAGTCCCCGCTCTCAGTTCCAGACTGCGATTCATGGTGGCGGCCAGCTCGCGGTTGTGGGTGACAATCACGAGGGTCATGCCCAGCTCGCGGTTCAGTTCGCGCATCAGGGTGCTGACCTGCTCGCCGGTATTTTCGTCAAGGTTGCCCGTGGGTTCGTCGGCCAGCAGCACCCGCGGGCGCAGCAAAACGGCACGGGCAATGGCCACCCGCTGCCGCTCCCCGCCGGACAGGGTGGAGACCTTGCTCTCCACACGGTGGGCCAGGCCCACACGTTCCAGCATGGTTCGGGCATCGGGCAGCACATCGGCCCGGCAGGCACCGCCTATCAGGGCCGGCATGGCCACATTTTCCAGGGCCGAGAATTCCGGCAGGAGATGATGGAACTGAAACACGAAGCCCAGCGTCCTGTTGCGGAAGCGGGCCTTCTCGTCAGGCGTCATCCCGGACATGTCCCGGCCGTCAAAAAAGATTTTTCCACTGCTTGGAGTATCAAGAGCCCCCATAAGATGCAAGAGGGTACTCTTGCCGGAGCCGGAGGTCCCCACGATGGCCAGTGATTCCCCCTCTTCCACGGACAGATTGATATCCTTGAAGATCTCCAGGTTCTCCGGGCCGGAGAACCGCTTGCCCACATGTTCGAATTTGTAGAGCTCGGCCATGATCGCTGATCACTCGTAGCGCAGGGCTTCCGCGGGCTCGAGGCGTGCGGCCTGCCGCGCCGGGTACAGGGTTGCCAGGAAACAGAGCAGCATGGCGCTGGCCCCGATGATGAGCACGTCCTGCCAGGAGATGATGATGGGCAGGTGGTCCAGGGTGTAGACGTTCTCGGGCAGCTTGATGAAGCGGTAGCGCTTCAGCGCCCAGCCCAGGCTCAGGCCCATGCCGTAGCCCAGCAGGGTGCCCACGAAGCCGATGATGGTGCCCTGGAGCATGAAGATGCGGCGGATCATGGAACGGGTGGCGCCCATGGACATGAGGATGGCGATGTCGCGTGTCTTCTCCATGACCAGCATGACCAGGGAGGTCACGATGGAGAAGGAGCCGATGAGCACCACCATGGTCAGCAGGATGAACATGCCGATCTTTTCCAGCTTGAGGGCCGCGAAAAGGTTGGCGTTCATCTCCATCCAGTGGCGCACGTAGAAGGGGGAGCCCAGGGTGTCCTGCACGCTCCGGGCGATGGCGTCGGCCTTGTAGACGTCATCCACCATGATCTCGATGCCGGTCAGGAAACCGTCGGGCAGGCCGAGGATGTCGCGCGCGGCCTTGAGGTCCACAAAGGCCAGGGTGGCGTCGTATTCGAACATGCCGGTCTTGAAGATGCCCACCACCTCGAAGGGGCGGATGCGCGGCGAATAGCCGGTGGCGCCCTTTTCGCCCGAGGGGGAGAGCAGGTTGACGCGGCTGCCCAGCCCGATGCCCAGACGCTTGGCCAGTTCCTCGCCGATGACGATGCCCGGCGTGCCCTCGCGCTTCAGACCGGCCACGGAGCCGCGGCGGATCTCGCGCAGCATGCTCAGGACCCGGGGCGCGCTCTCGGGGTCGATGCCGCGCAGCACCAGGCCTTTGACGCCGCCGGCCGCGGAGAGCATGACCTCGGTATAGATGAAGGGCGTGGCGCCGCGCACATGCTCCACGGCCTCCACCCGCCGCACCAGGTCGGGGTGCTGCTGGAAGGCCGCGGGCACATAGGACATGACGATGCCGTGGGCATTGGCGCCGATGATCTTGTCGCGCATGTCGGTGGTCAGGCCGTTGTAGACGCCCAGGACCACCACCAGGGCGCCGACGCCGAGGGCGACGCCCAGGATGGACATGATGGAGATAATGTAGATGAAGGTCTGCTTGCGGCGCGAGAACAAATATCTCAGCGCCACGAACAGCTCAAAGGGCATGCGCATGCTTGTTTAGAACTCCGGACGCAGCAGCGGGAAGAGGATGACTTCGCGGATGGAGGCGGAGTCCGTCAGCAGCATGACGAGGCGGTCGATGCCGATGCCTTCGCCGGCTGCCGGGGGCATGCCGTATTCCAGGGCGCGCAGGAAGTCCTCGTCCATGGCGTGGGCTTCGTCGTCGCCGGCCTCCTTCTCGCGCACCTGCTCTTCGAAGCGCAGACGCTGGTCCACGGGGTCGTTGAGCTCGGAGAAGGCGTTGGCCAGTTCACGACCGGTGATGAACAGTTCGAAGCGGTCCGTCAGGTCGGGATGCTCGTTGTTGCGGCGCGACAGGGGCGAGATCTCGGTGGGGTAGTGGTAGATGAAGTGGGGCTGGATCAGCTTCTCTTCCACATCCAGGTCAAAGAGCTTGGCGTGCAGCTTGGGCAGGCTCTCGCTGTCGGTGGCCTTTTCGCCGCGGCTGCGGATGTAGTCGCGCACCTTGTTGTAGTCGTTGTAGAATTCGGGGCTGTGGCCGCCGATCTTGGTCAGTGATTCGTAAAAGGACATGCGGGTCCACTTGCCGGGGGTGAGGTCGATCTCCTGGCCCTGGTAGGTGATGACCGTGCCGCCGCAGACCTTGCGGGCCAGACGGGCGAAGAGTTCTTCGGTCAGGTCCATGAGGTCATGGAAGTTGGCATAGGCCCAGTAGAACTCACAGGAGGTGAACTCCGGGTTGTGGCGGGTGTCGATGCCTTCGTTGCGGAAGTTGCGGTTGAGCTCGAAGACCTTCTCGAAGCCGCCCACCAGCAGGCGCTTGAGGTAGAGCTCGGGCGCGATGCGCATGTAGAGCTTGAGGTCCAGGGCGTTGTGGTAGGTCTCGAAGGGGCGGGCGGCGGCACCGCCGGCCACGGCCTGCATCATGGGGGTCTCCACTTCCATGAAGCCGCGCTCCTCGAGGAAGCGGCGGAACTCGCTCACGATCATGCTGCGCTTGCGGAAGATCTCGCGGGCGCGCTCGGTGACGATGAGGTCCACATAACGCTGGCGGTAGCGGGTCTCCATGTCCTTGAGGCCGTGATACTTTTCCGGCAGGGGGCGCATGGAGCGGGTGATGAGCTTGAGGTTGCGGCAGGAGATGGTCAGCTCGCCCGTCTTGGTGTGGAAAAGATGGCCGGACACGCCGACGATGTCGCCCACGTCCAGCTTCTTCACGACATTATAGACATCTGCGGGCAGCTCTTCGCGGCTGGCATAGCACTGGATGCGGCCGCTCTCGTCCATGAGGTGGAAAAAGGCCACCTTGCCGAAGGAGCGCAGCGAGACGATGCGGCCGGCGATGGCGAACACGTCCCCCTTGGCCTCCAGCTCTTCGGCGCTCAGGCTGCCGAAATTGTCCAGCACCCAGCTGACGGCATGTTCCTTGCGGAAATCATTGGGGAACAGCGGTACACCGGCATCCAGCAGGTCACAGGCTTTGACGACGCGGTTTTTGATGACTTCGTTGAGCATGTCGCGCTGGGCAAAGCCCTCAAGCATGGGCATGAAATAGGCGGCGTGCTGCGACTTGGTGTTCAGCTTGATCTTTTGCTTCTTAGGACTCTTTTCCCGGTTTTCCACTGCAAACTCCTGACTTCGGGCATGGCCCGGCCCGCTTTCGGGCTCAACGGTTGAATGGCTAGAGGTATGCCATTCAGGCCCTGCCGTCAAGGTTCCGGGCCGGGAGGGCCCGGCGGGCGGAGGGTGCCTTTCGGCCCGGAAAGTGATAAAGTAGTCATACTTGAATTCCATTGAATCATAGTTTACCGTTTTCAAAACGTAACCCCCGCAAGGACCAAGCATGAAAAAACTGACCATCTCTTTTCTCGGCCGGGACTGTCCCGGCATCGTTTCCGCGGTAAGCCAGATCCTCGGGCAGACCGGCTGCAATATTATCGAGGTCACCCAGACCATCCTTTGCGGTGAGTTCGCGGCCATTTTCATCGTCCAGGCTCCTGAAAACGTGACGGAAGAATCCCTGCACAGCCAGCTGGCCCTGGGCCTGGTGGATGCCAAGCTCGACCTTTCGGTGCTGGTGCGCCCGGCGGTGGAAGGCCGCTGGGAAGATTCCGTGGTCAGCCAGCCCTTCGTGGTCACGGTGGACGGTCCCGACCGTCCGGGCCTCATCGCGGCCATGAGCCGCGTCTTCGCCCGTCACGGCGTCAACATCGACAGCCTCAAGGCCGTCCTGGGCCAGGAGCACAGCAACCACGCTCTGTTCGTGTTCGAAGTCAAGGTCCCCGAAAAGGCCGACCTGGGCCGCCTGCGTCGCGAGCTGGCCAGCGAGGGCCAGGCCCAGGGCCTGCGCGTCAGCGTGCAGCACCGCGACATCTTCGAAGCCGTCCACCGCATCGGCTCCTTCTAGGATCCTGCCCTTCCCGGGAGCGCGGCAGGGCCGCCTCCGCAAGTATCATAAGGAATATCCATGCTTTCTGAACGCGAAGTTATCAACACGCTCAACATGCTCCGCAACGAGCATCTGGACGTGCGCACCGTGACCCTGGGCGTGAGCCTGTTCGACTGCGTCAGCCACGACATCGACCTCTTCACCGGCAACGTCAAAGCCAAGCTGCACCGCTATGCCTCCCAGCTGGTCAACGTCTGCAACGAGGTGGGCGACAAGTACGGCATCCCGGTGGTCAACAAACGTATCAGCGTCAGCCCCATCGCCGTGGTGGGGGCCCCCTTCGGCCCCGACGGCATGGTGCGCGTCTGCCAGGCCCTGGACGAAGCGGCCAAGGAAGCCGGCGTCGACTTCCTGGGCGGTTTTTCCGCCCTGGTGGAAAAAGGGTTCGCCAACGGTGACCGTGCCCTCATCGAGGCCCTGCCCGAAGCCCTGGCCACCACGGACCGCATCTGCTCCTCCATCAACGTGGCCTCCTCCCGTTCCGGCATCAATATGGATGCCGTGGCCCTGATGGGCGAACAGATCCTCAAGGTGGCCCAGGCCACGGCCGACCGCGGCGGCCTTGGCTGCGCCAAGCTGGTGGTCTTCGCCAACATCCCGCAGGACGTGCCCTTCATGGCCGGTGCCTATCTGGGCGTGGGCGAGCCCGATGTGGTCATCAACGTGGGCGTCTCCGGCCCCGGCGTGGTCAAGAAGGCCATCGACCGCGCCCTGGAGCACAGCCGCCACGGCGGCAGGCCCATGACCCTGCTGGATGTGGCCGAAGTCATCAAGCGCACGGCCTACAAGGTGACCCGCGTGGGCGAGATGATCGGTAACGAAGTGGCCCAGCGCCTGGGCCTGCCCTTCGGCGTGGCCGACCTTTCCCTGGCGCCCACCCCGGCCGTGGGCGACAGCGTGGGCGAGATCTTCCAGAGCGTGGGGCTGTCCAGCATCGGGGCGCCCGGCACCACGGCCGTGCTGGCCATGCTCAACGATGCCGTGAAAAAGGGCGGCGCCTTCGCCTCCTCGTCCGTGGGCGGCCTGTCCGGCGCCTTCATCCCTGTTTCCGAGGACTCCAGCATCGAGGCGGCGGCCACCTCCGGTCTGCTGAGCCTGGAAAAGCTGGAAGCCATGACCAGCGTCTGCTCCGTGGGCCTGGACATGATCGCCATCCCCGGTGATACCCCGGCCAGCACCATCTCCGGCCTCATCGCCGACGAGATGGCCATCGGCATGATCAACCACAAGACCACGGCCGTGCGCGTCATCCCCGTGCCCGGCAAGGGCGTGGGCGAGGAAGTGAGCTTCGGCGGCCTGCTGGGCAAGGCGGCCATCATCCCCGTGCCCAAGGGCGACGCCAGTGCCTTCATCGGCCTGGGCGGCCGCATCCCGGCCCCCATCCACAGCCTGAAGAACTAGCCGGCAGCTGACGACAATAAAAAAGGACGGGATCTTTTCCCGTCCTTTTGTGCTTTTGGGGGGAAGGAGCCCGGCTTCCCCAGATGTCCGGGCCGCTCATGCGGACATCCGGCGGCCGTTTTGCCGGCCGGTCATGCCGGGGCCCTCTCTTGCTGGCATGTCGGCAGCGGCATGGGTGACGGGAGCAGGGCATCCTCCTCCAGCCCTGTGCGGCGCGCTGGCTTTTTGTCCGTGCTGCGACATCAGGAGGAGAGGGACAATGGCCGGACGAGGCCGGACAGACGAGGGAGGCAGGAGGATGCCGGAAGGGGATTTTTTCCGCTGCGATCAGGCGGCCGTGGATTATCTGGCCCGCAAGGACAAAAAGCTGGCAGCGGCCATGCAGGCCATCGGTCCGGTACGGCGGGAGGTCATGCCGGATCTTTTCCAGGCCCTGATGCATGCCATCACGGGCCAGCAGATCAGCATGGCGGCCCAGCGCACGGTCTGGGGACGTTTGTGCGGCCTGCTGGGCGAGGTCACGCCGCAAAATTTGCTGGCCCGGCCGCAGGCGGCCTTGCAGGCCCTGGGGCTTTCCGCGCGCAAGGTGGACTACATGCGCGGCATCGCGCGGCAGGTGGTGGACGGGGAACTGGATCTGCCGGGCATGGCCGCCCTGGAGGACGCCGAAGTCTGCCGCCGCCTTTCCGCCCTGCGCGGCATCGGCGTCTGGACGGCCGAGATGCTGCTGCTCTTCTCCCTGCAGCGGCCCGACATCCTGAGCTATGACGATCTGGCCATCCGGCGCGGCCTGCGCATGCTCTACCGGCACAAAGAGATGCCGCGGGAACGCTTCGAGCGCTACCGCAGGCGTTTCTCTCCCTATGGTTCGCTGGCCTCGCTCTATCTGTGGGCCATCGCCGGCGGGGCCCTGCCGCAGCTGGACGATCCGGCGGAACGCGGAAAAGGCGGTGTCCGCCCTTCCGGGCGTGGCAGAGGAACGCCGGTGAAGTCCTGAGCGCTGCCGCCTGTTGCGGGGGCGCACGGCCGTCCAGTCTGCGTGAACGGGGGCGTTTCGGAGGCCCGGGAACGGACGGGGATTTCGTGTCGGGCCTGCCTGCGCGCACGGAGGCTTTTTCCCTGATGGCGCTGCTGCCTGTCGTGCTCATGGCATGCACAGGGACGACTTGC
This is a stretch of genomic DNA from Desulfovibrio piger. It encodes these proteins:
- a CDS encoding glycosyltransferase — its product is MKVALVHYWLVNMAGGEKVLEALCRLYPQADIFTHVVDREKLLPRFRQHRISTTFIDSLPASRRLYKKYLPLMPHALEQLDLTDYDLVISSESGPAKGVITRPDCLHVCYCHTPMRYLWDNWPAYMRSTGRLSRLAMRLLLPSLRQWDFLSAQRVDHFVANSRHVARRIRKYWRREAAVVHPPVDTNAFTPRAEPGGEHYLCFGRLASYKRVDLAVEVCTRLGRPLVVAGDGEMMPQLRAKAGPCVRFVGRQDDAAVRELMARSRALLFPGEEDFGIIPVEAMSAGVPVIAYGRGGATETVVDGETGLLFAEQTPESLADALRRFEQREGDFDPRRLHAHAEKFSTEHFLTGFRHEVDAALARL
- a CDS encoding N-acetylmuramoyl-L-alanine amidase gives rise to the protein MARKKVTPAPRPQSPGMMARILPPLGFILAFSLLAAFCHTISHGAVLSPAQRYEAAKEDMERLRRDGTRGMQRAPWEEMAAVFRDIHQDASTWPNRPAALFKAAECYEELSRRSFALADARKAAGTFEDVARRHDSSCLADDALLRAARIRAGRLKDSRGALTLLDTLCRDYPNGDMAAEARRLRQELAPGKDAVQPSGPPARQISDAPPAEDARQALQRYEEAKKTMELLRADKRRSCWREPWENLRGDFLQVYQSRPGATISAAALFRAGVSARALADCSHLAADYRTARTLLLRVPEEFPGSALADDALLLAAQISAGELKDRAGAVRLLARLEKEYPRGDMRPQAVALRRQLAPDAAAGVLPTDASDGRGTAVPAGNLVAGQPGLSVQRVFLDAGHGGRDPGTIHNDVVERNITLDIALRLGRLLEDNGLEVIYSRRKDVAVSLRDRTGKANRAGADLFVSIHVNAHEDRGINGFETYYLDISRDPRAVRVASQENARTDRNLGEVQKVLSDSMLTARQYESRRLAGDIQKQSLARLKRRGYAVRDNGTRAAPFIVLLGARMPCVLVEVGYCSNPHEARNLLDARYRMILAEGLAEGILSYRDRVRQNRTAQNSLTPPASGAM
- the fabZ gene encoding 3-hydroxyacyl-ACP dehydratase FabZ, which encodes MSDATPITMDIQRILSILPHRYPFLLVDRVLECVPGSHIRAYKNVTINEPFFQGHFPGAPIMPGVLILEALAQAGALLAVSGMEGDLSDKLFFFTGLDGVKFRRQVLPGDRLELHCDNIRMKLKLCKMDARAYVDGKLAAEAQITAAIGDRPKA
- the bamA gene encoding outer membrane protein assembly factor BamA codes for the protein MKKHLRNWLGLFCFALLALWAAPLQAAGNTVLVLPFQVTAGPEMPDAARDVPQIIGTEMQQRGLAVIPMDKARSLLSSRGGSIDMAAARELGRKAGADLVLFGSFTQNGEGFSLQSLLVPVNEGQARPANFDRPSLLSLNECAAAMAGQASGMLAGAGAAAPAASSAPRTEPTDPIGRADFVPMGTAKGALADVQVRGLQVMDPEVVLMRLSIRKGDTPSANDINEEVKRIWELGYFSDVQAHMEGNVLVFTVAEKPRIENIIVEGNHEIDAEDVIAAMGTKSGNVLNEQLIADDLQKINELYRKEGYYLARSSYRLDSRSGGRGAVLVIQVEEGNKLYIKEVKIEGLEQLDKSDMDKYLALKPRNIFSWFTGTGVLKEEHLERDTNAIAAYGLNQGFVDIQVAAPDVQYKEDGIYVTFKVHEGPRYKIHDIKFGGDIIDEEQAMLDVVEMDEWKKDNDYFSITVMQEDSKRLTNFYTDRGYAFAEVDTRVMKVDGDEPMVDVGYMVNKKEKVFIRRLMVDGNTKTRDNVILREMRLGDGDQYDGEKMRRSAERLNRLRYFSAIDSELIPTDRPDEVDLKIKVKEDNTGALMGGIGYSTYYDVGVTASIMERNLFGRGYQVQLQGFFSWRRTSGVLSFTNPRVYDTDLSFGNDIYYIYDYWDDFTKETIGDTIRFGYPIGEYTSVGLGYRLERYDLYDVDADASPYISDYKGTNWTSAISARILRDTTDDRARPTKGTIARLWAEYGGGGLGGTDNFIKAVADWQGFWSINPENTFHLRARVGGVFQNTSSRVPVFERFWLGGMDTVRGYSYSDLSPRDDKYGGDQIGGDRMGVLNVEYIWTFQKDMGLALVPFFDAGFNIDHKTMADDLNDKIVYSAGLELRWRSPMGDLRLAYGYPLSKDYDGEREQGRLEFSMGQFF
- a CDS encoding OmpH family outer membrane protein, which codes for MRKLMYLTLAVCLMMAGAVAANAAEPAAAKIGVVDMQAVATQSEPAQAAKKQMESKYGKERAALEKQGEALKKAAEELKGPKASDEKKLAFIRKKQELDQKTRNFLRKVEQDEVKLRQDMVTLVFNATYNVAQRKGFNFVVDITAGGVLYADQSMDLTQDVLAEVNKMHKDEKAKGSK